The segment ACGCTCGTGGTGACTGATCGCGATCTCTGCCGCGGTCCGAAGCAGATGCGACGAGCTATTTTTGAGGATCTCGAACCCGATCACCGTATGTTGCTTCATTGTCGCGAACTCGACGTCCGTGAGTTTGCCCGGCTTTAGCAAGATAGAATCTGGAATCGCGATCTTGCCGATGTCGTGCATCGGCGCGGCCATCAACAAGATTTCGCGCTCGTCTTCGGTCATACCTAAGGCGCGGCCGATGGCCTTGCAGTATTGCGCCATCCGGACGACGTGCATTCCGGTTCCCGTGTCGCGAAATTCCGCGACGCGCGCGAGCCGCCATATCGTTTCTCGCTCACGGGCGACGATCTGCGCCGTCGCTTTCTCGACCTCGACTGCGAGCCAACTAGCTCGATCCTCGAGCTCTTTGCGGCTGCGCCGCAGCTCGAGCATATTGCGAGCACGTGCTGTGAATTCGATGACGTCGACCGGCTTGGTCAAAAAATCGCTGGCACCGGTTTCCAACGCTTTGTAACGCAGATGCTTATCCGTCTCCGCTGTGATCATCAAAATAGGCGTTTCGCTCTTCCTTGGCAACAGGCGGAATGTTCGGATGAACTCGAGGCCGTCGGGTGAAGGCATGTTGTAGTCGACGACCACGACGTCCGGGTCGTTGGTCTTGCACCAGGTGAGCGCTTCCGCGGACACCGAAAAACATACCGCCGTCGATCCGCCAAGGTTGCGGACGATGCCCTTGTAGATTATCAGGTTCGGCTGACTATCGTCGACGATAAGGACGTTTATGGTCGCTCACCTCGATTAGCAGCAGCGTTGATGTTCTTGATGGCGAAGTCCACCATATGATCGATCGCGACGCTCAACTCGGTAGACTCGACTTGCGCTTTGTCCCAACTCATCGTCGTAATGCGGCTTTCGACCTGTGCCGCGAGCGTCGCCACCGTCTCGGCACCGACGTTGGCGGCAAAGCCTTTGAGCTCGTGGGCAGCGTGCCTCGCACTCTCCGCATCATGCGCGTCGAGAGCGCGCTGCAGCCGAGCTAAGATGCTGCCGGTATTTTCGACGGTTACGCGCAACAGCTCGTCCAGCGCCGCGTCGTCGTCGCCGAAGAACTGACGCAGCCGCGAGAGGTCCATCGGAGGCGACATCCTGCCGGCGCCCGACTGCTTGAGCACATCACCGCCGCCTGCTGACGGATGAGCGTCGCCTGTTACCCAACGGTCGAGCGTGGCCCGAAGACCGTCGAAGTCGACCGGCTTGGAAAGGTAGTCATCCATTCCCCGGGCGACGCAGGTCTCGCGATCGCCCTCCATCGCGTTTGCCGTCATAGCTATGATCGGGATATGAGCGCCGCTTTGTAGCTCCGCTTTCCTGATCTCGCGCGTCGCCTCGAAGCCGTCCATCTCGGGCATCTGGCAGTCCATAAAAATAACATCGTACCCACCGGCGGCGACGGCATCCACAGCCTCCCGCCCGTTGCGTACGAAGTCCGCGTCAACGCCTAGTCGTTTGAACTGCGCGGACGCAACTCGTCGATTGATTTCATTGTCTTCCGCGACAAGAATTTTGCGCACGCGCCCGTTGGCCGCCGGAGAGTCGCCGACCGCTGCCGCAGGCGGTGGTTTCTCGGAAACGGGTTCCGGCCCGTCCGCAGAACGATGGAGGGCCGCGGCGATGCAGTCAAAGAGGTACGACTGGCGAATCGGCCGCGACAGAAAATATGAAAACCCGGCGGGCCTCGGCGATTCCTGCGAGGACGTCACCGCGATGGGGTTGAGTAATATCAGTTTCGTCGCCGCGAGGCGCCTGTCGTCGGCAATCCCTTGGATGAGCTCGTCGCCCCGTACGAGGCCGCCATCGATAAACGCGAGATCGTACGGATCGCCTGCAGCGGCCGCGCTGCGCAACAACGTGAGCGCTTCTCGAATCGTCGACGCCGTCACTCCGTTGCGCATGCCCCAGTTGAAGAGGTATTGATGGAGGACGTCGCGCGAGACCGTGTCCGGGTCCACAACGAGCACGCGAACTCCGGCGAAAAACGGAGCGGCGAGCTTTGAGCGTTCCGCCGAGCACCGCCGCAAAGGGATAGTAAACCAGAAAGTCGTGCCGCGGTCCTGGTTGCGCTCGACGCCGATCTCACCTCCAAACAGTTCCACGATGCGCTTCGAGATCGACAGACCTAACCCCGAACCGCCGTAGCGCCTCGTCGTCGAGCTATCCGCTTGAGTGAAGGGCTCGAAGAGGCGCTCGAGAGCTTCGCCCGTGAGACCAATCCCCGTATCGCTGACGGCGATGCGGAGTACCACGCCGGCGACGCTCGATGATTGCTGATCCACCCTCAGCACGATTCCGCCGCTGTCGGTGAACTTGACCGCGTTTCCCGTCAGGTTGATGAGCACTTGACGCAGTTGCCCAGCGTCTCCGCGCAGCGCCGAAGGCACGTCCGGATCCACGTAACCTTGAATCGAAAGGCCCTTTTGCCGGGCGGCCGACGCGAAAAGCATCGACACGCTCTCAACCATCTTTAGCGGCGAGAACTCGACCTCGTCCAGCAAGACTTTTCCAGCCTCGAGTTTCGACAGATCCAATATCTGATTGATTATCGCCAACAGCGCTTCGCCGGATTCCTTGATGATGTCGACGTATTCGCTTTGTTCTTGCGTAAGCG is part of the Candidatus Eremiobacteraceae bacterium genome and harbors:
- a CDS encoding HD domain-containing phosphohydrolase, encoding MNVLIVDDSQPNLIIYKGIVRNLGGSTAVCFSVSAEALTWCKTNDPDVVVVDYNMPSPDGLEFIRTFRLLPRKSETPILMITAETDKHLRYKALETGASDFLTKPVDVIEFTARARNMLELRRSRKELEDRASWLAVEVEKATAQIVARERETIWRLARVAEFRDTGTGMHVVRMAQYCKAIGRALGMTEDEREILLMAAPMHDIGKIAIPDSILLKPGKLTDVEFATMKQHTVIGFEILKNSSSHLLRTAAEIAISHHERFDGSGYPHGKKGDAIPLEGRICALSDVFDALTSVRPYKQAWAVDAAVAEVERGIGSQFDPKVVAAFVSVLPEVDQLRREYSDEAQRARTAGIGTLVQGRHTG
- a CDS encoding PAS domain S-box protein, with the protein product MSLKLGHKVFLLTAIPLVFLLGAIGLIAFAQRNTASAVALADHSRLVLAQTSALMQTMLDAEDNKRGYVITGSSQYSSRCKADMSAVPQEFGSLEKMVSDNPGQERAAHSLDAVATTRLALMRSTLALAESGRLGRSAALARFETESAPMNAFRRQMIAFINEETRLQAIRNDALHHSFDVLNILLVTSAVSALALTLLLIAVFSRGTVRRISVLGDKAERFAQGNALGDPAPPGIDDEIARADRAFHAMADVVAQRQGILTRYQLLAEHARDIILFVRRRDAHIIEANGAAVQAYGYSRAELLQMTAADLRVPEERQTLAKHLESSDHGPIFFESTHLRKDGSSFPVEVTGQGGHIDGERVLLSIVRDVSDRKKVEAERDRVFNMSIDMMCVANFDGYFVRLNPAWERTLGFTRDELMSVPSFEYMHPGDRDASAAALHVLTEGLAVEGFENRYRRKDGEYRWFAWSAIPALDDGLIYAVARDVTERREKDAELERSRDRANEASRIKSEFLANMSHEIRTPMNGIIATIGLLSSMALTQEQSEYVDIIKESGEALLAIINQILDLSKLEAGKVLLDEVEFSPLKMVESVSMLFASAARQKGLSIQGYVDPDVPSALRGDAGQLRQVLINLTGNAVKFTDSGGIVLRVDQQSSSVAGVVLRIAVSDTGIGLTGEALERLFEPFTQADSSTTRRYGGSGLGLSISKRIVELFGGEIGVERNQDRGTTFWFTIPLRRCSAERSKLAAPFFAGVRVLVVDPDTVSRDVLHQYLFNWGMRNGVTASTIREALTLLRSAAAAGDPYDLAFIDGGLVRGDELIQGIADDRRLAATKLILLNPIAVTSSQESPRPAGFSYFLSRPIRQSYLFDCIAAALHRSADGPEPVSEKPPPAAAVGDSPAANGRVRKILVAEDNEINRRVASAQFKRLGVDADFVRNGREAVDAVAAGGYDVIFMDCQMPEMDGFEATREIRKAELQSGAHIPIIAMTANAMEGDRETCVARGMDDYLSKPVDFDGLRATLDRWVTGDAHPSAGGGDVLKQSGAGRMSPPMDLSRLRQFFGDDDAALDELLRVTVENTGSILARLQRALDAHDAESARHAAHELKGFAANVGAETVATLAAQVESRITTMSWDKAQVESTELSVAIDHMVDFAIKNINAAANRGERP